The Syngnathus typhle isolate RoL2023-S1 ecotype Sweden linkage group LG1, RoL_Styp_1.0, whole genome shotgun sequence genome includes a window with the following:
- the larp7 gene encoding la-related protein 7: MDEPKEAADDGGASTKETDKKKRSRVKQLLCEVKKQVEFWFGDVNLHKDRFLRKLIDESDDGYVDLSVVASFNRMKKLTSDTKLIARALKNSSLLEVNLEGDKVRRQLPIGDVPPDVDSRTVYVELLPKDVTHSWIEKVFSKCGTVVYASIPRYKTTNDPKGFAFVEFENPEQAKKAVEMLNNPPEDAPRKPGIFPKTKKGKPIKMTADNPSSGGGGEEEKKKKKKKKKKLLAEEAKVAPMDAEPPVLQQQQQKKKKKQQQGSDAASQKTTGKISEKKRRRSRAVDESEAALPAKMRKLEENDEVEFESNPPLEGEHGKENQEDPLVKAKRKRKKKHKEKLKIGEEVIPLRVMSKKAWLELKSEYLRLQKRSMSSLKKCMTQLDGEERRGSRSNQKMEASEKASTLGPQFTSGVIMKITDNKALPGRKIIKDTLCKISPVAYVDLLEGDAEGYVRFERPEYAQAVNDNKAKLQKVHSWQLEILSGDNEQRYWQKILVDRQVKLNRPREKKRGTAKLLSKAEKIITARAKEACKHIHFQED, from the exons TTCTGGTTCGGAGACGTCAACCTCCACAAGGACCGCTTTCTGAGAAAGCTCATTGACGAGTCGGATGACGGCT ATGTTGATTTATCCGTGGTGGCGAGCTTCAATCGCATGAAGAAACTGACGAGCGACACTAAACTCATCGCCAGGGCTCTGAAGAATTCTTCCTTGCTGGAG GTGAATTTAGAAGGTGATAAAGTGAGACGGCAACTTCCCATCGGAGATGTTCCACCAGACGTGGACAGCCGCACAGTCTACGTG GAGCTCCTGCCCAAGGACGTGACTCACAGCTGGATCGAGAAGGTCTTCTCTAAATGCGGGACCGTCGTATACGCCAGCATCCCCAGATACAAAACCACCAACGATCCCAAAGGCTTTGCCTTTGTGGAGTTCGAGAACCCAGAGCAAGCCAAAAAAGCCGTTGAG ATGCTCAATAATCCTCCTGAAGATGCTCCTAGGAAACCGGGAATATTCCCCAAGACTAAGAAGGGGAAGCCCATCAAGATGACTGCAGACAATCCGTCTTCag GTGGCGGCGgggaagaagagaagaaaaagaaaaagaagaagaaaaaaaagctgctggCCGAGGAGGCCAAAGTGGCGCCGATGGACGCCGAGCCGCCAGttctgcagcagcaacagcagaagaagaaaaagaagcagcagcaaggCTCAGATGCCGCGAGTCAGAAGACGACGGGTAAAATCTCGGAGAAAAAGAGACGCCGCTCGCGGGCGGTGGACGAATCGGAAGCGGCGCTGCCCGCCAAGATGAGGAAGCTCGAGGAGAACGATGAAGTCGAGTTTGAGAGCA ATCCGCCACTAGAGGGCGAGCATGGGAAAGAAAACCAAGAAGACCCGCTGGTCAAAGCCAagagaaagaggaagaagaaacacAAGGAGAAGCTTAAGATTGGCGAGGAGGTCATCCCGCTGAGGGTCATGTCCAA GAAAGCGTGGCTGGAGCTCAAGTCCGAGTACCTGCGGCTGCAGAAGCGCAGCATGTCCTCCCTGAAGAAGTGCATGACGCAGTTGGACGGCGAGGAGCGACGCGGCAGCAGAAGCAACCAGAAGA TGGAGGCGAGCGAGAAGGCGAGCACTTTGGGTCCGCAGTTCACCAGCGGCGTCATCATGAAGATTACGGACAACAAGGCGCTTCCGGGGAGGAAGATAATCAAG GACACCCTGTGCAAGATCTCGCCGGTGGCGTACGTTGACCTGTTGGAAGGCGACGCCGAGGGCTACGTGCGCTTCGAGCGGCCAGAGTACGCGCAGGCCGTCAACGATAATAAAGCCAAGCTGCAGAAGGTGCACAGCTGGCAGCTGGAGATCCTTTCAG GCGACAACGAGCAGAGGTACTGGCAGAAGATCCTGGTGGATCGGCAGGTCAAGCTCAACCGGCCGAGAGAGAAGAAGCGCGGCACGGCCAAG CTCTTGTCCAAAGCGGAGAAGATCATCACTGCTCGCGCCAAGGAAGCCTGCAAGCACATTCACTTCCAAGAAGACTGA